The region GTGGTTGCCAGGGTGAGAGAAATCCCCTGCCATGGTGTTTTTCCTTTCTATTTGGTAATGATACAGTTGTGAATATTGATAAGGAATTCATAAATACGTTCTAATAAAACCTAAAGTCTGCAGTAAGACATTCATAAACGACTTATtgccatctttttttatttatttattttttgaatatttttacaataatcCATGAAGGAtaaagggatttttcacaatCCAGGCAACCCAgtagttgtttttattattcatccATCACTGTACACATACAGTCGTGTTGTTGCTCGTGTGAGGACAGAGGGGATTCCTCCGGTGCTGCCTCACCACTCAGGATGGTTTAATACACAGACGGGATTAGACGGTAATCCCACACTCTCAATGTGCATGCGCAAACTGGAGTGCGTGCGTCGGGCGAGGGACGGTTCGGTGGCGATACAAGCGACAAACTGCGTTCACTCTCCAAATCTCCTCTGCGCTAAATAGCGGTGATGAATTAAACAAGGTAAGGTCATTTTTTAACGGTTTGTCTGTCGGCAAATCCGAAGATTTGTTCGGGTGTCACTGTGAACTGAGTTTGTCGTCCCGTTTCAGACAGGATTAAACCGGGCTGTCCCGTTACAGACTGAGCTGCATTTCGCAACAAATGACAGATTAAAGAATAATCTAAACATGCGCAGGTGATGCTAAATTTCACGcgaaaataatttaaataatttaaaagcaCCAAAATATGCATGGATGATCCCGTCACAATGCGCTCTTGTTGCCCTGTGTGGATACTTGCGCCGTGTGGTGACCCACTTGGCAGATATGGAGCCCCGGGTTGTTCATATTCAAGTCACAATGAGGCTCCACAGCTCCAAACTAATGAAACTAAGTTTCTGATGCACATGTGAACATTTTAGACTTATTCTTCCTAATGACACTGCAGAAGAATGTTTTCAGCTCTACAGTTCAGAAAGTGAGTTTTGTTGTCCTGCtgtgtctgtcactgtgatGGAAGAAGTTTTCAGATTATTTACtcaatactccattacaagtgaaagtccaGATTTAAAATCTTACTCACATAAAAGTATTTACTATATaagtatcagcaaaatgtacctaAAGTCTCAAAACTATAAtcattatgcagcagaatgagccctgtcagtgttacattatCATATGTTTTATCAATTGATTAATATCACTGAtttattaacatgtaagcagcatttttaatgttgcagtGCAGCTCATTAACATTACACAATGCTGCGTAGTTTAATCCACAACTAtacttcatattttataaagtgaTCATATGTTTAATCTGCAACATTATAGTTAAACTGGTTAAACTGGTTAAAAGGTATAAACTGAAGGAATTGTACAATATTTCCTCTTGAAACgtataaatggaaatactcaagtaaagtactgTACAAGTACATtaaatgtgtacagtacatgagtaaatgtatctagttacattccaccactgtctgCCACACTCAACACCTTTAGCttttatacatgcatacatgacattatatacatttaaaaacttaaaaccaAGGCTGTGGGCTTTTTACTTCCATTGTGTTGGCAGTTATCTCTGAAATGACAGATTCAAACTAGTTCTGTGGTTTTTGAATTTAATCAAAGAAATGGCGTTGGCCCACTTTTTGTGTTTCGTCTAAAATATGCAgttttgtttcactgtcacaGTCAGAAAAACAGTATGAGTTGTCCCAGGATTGCACAGGATTATGCAAGTCATTTTGACCcacattttattataatcaTCTGAATCCTGGATAAGATTAATCTTTAGTTTTACTGTTTGTGAAGCACATACCACAATACAGAATAGACATTGACTTCATGAATTTTATTACTTGAATTGAAACTGATTTAAATATGTCAGAATATTTCATGTTAAACCAACctatacatgtttttgttgtattgtacACAAACTTCAAACTGTCTTGCAGCTCTTAAGGACTCAGTGGCCACCGGTTCATCTGCACAACACACCGATCTGGAAGTGGACCCAATCAAAAAACGTACCTGGAGCCCGACGTTCACAACATCCTCATTAAGGATGCAGGGGTGCACATACTAAATCTGTCTCCTCTCAGGGCTGGATGTACAACCATACTAGCTCATGGACAGCAAGTGCACACTTGACATGTCAGCATCTGTATCAAGGACAACATGTCTAAATGTGAGCTGATTGAGCTGAAGGACCTCAGTGTAAATGATCCCATTGAGCTGGCTGCTCCTGTGGCCCGCCGAGCCCCGCCGCCTGTAAACCCAGGTCAGCCAAGCCACTTCCATGTCGTCCGTCTGGTTGGAGACAGCGTCAGCATTGAGGCCCCCAGGTGTCAGATAGGAGAGGCTGGAGTAGGTCATGACTTCCAGCCCTACAGTCACACCCATCTCACCTGGTGTGACCTGTGTGGAGAATTCGTCTGGGGTCTTTATAAGCAAAGTTTACGCTGCGCCAGTGAGTACCTTCTGCATGTGAATTTGTTTAAAGGATGCGTTTggtaatattctgtattttttcttattatcaccaaatcccttgaaaagaccaaaaccaacaatgaaatgaaaagtattgcctgtgtagccaaagccttattcctctgtgccatagatcTCTGCTGTTGtcaaaaaaactattaaaagcacATCAATGACCCAAACCGTTCCTTCAACATGTTCCTTCAACACCATCAACATGGGCGCTGCAGTTTATATTGAGTCAGTCCCACAttcaccgtcctgctgctgtaaatactcactagagcattaaatgtgtatttatccatggctgaaaatagtccctaacaaatgcactatttacttctgtttgacTAAGATTTGCTAAAAAcgacagtgcccagctgtttagTAAATTATTTAGCCATATTTATAATTGAAAGAATATATCAGAGCCTGGTTTTTAAAGATGAAGAAAGTCTTTcgtaggaacaaatgggcttggCGCTAAGAGCAGGTTggggaagaagaaaatagactaatgcattgttgattttggcaataagaaaaatatagaataacataagccttatcctttaagttTGGTGTGTACACAATAAGGATGTTTTTCTGCAACCATTGACTTAAAAGGCAAAGACCAGCCACTAAATCTCATTGCATGAGACACATACATTATATTAGGCTGTCTTGAATCATCATGTTCCAGATTTGGGCTTAATAATAGACATTGTGAAACAATGTGGTTGTAAAAAGTTCGTAAATAACACTGGTATGAATATAAAACCACTAACCTTTCAAGAAATTGCTGAAATTTGGATAAAACAATTGACCTTGGCTGAAATGGCTGAAAATGCCCTTAAATTAAAGCCCATGATAACTAAGTCATGTCCACCCAAAGCTCACAGAGCTGTGATACATTCTTCATTTTCCAGTATCACCAGAATGCAGGATGCTCatgttatttttccatttcatgagAAACTGTATCACAGAGTTGGTCCTAATCTGTAGGAAGCTCTGGGAAGCGTCATGTTGGTACAGGCAGTTCCTgggaatgtatttgtttttcttcaggcGTTTCGGTTCCagttaaacacagaaaatgaactgcTGTACCATTTAGATACAAACAGGTGACAGAGTGATAACAGCTTATAATTAACATCCTATTAATTATCAAACATAagctatttttattttgtacatacaaaaATGTGGGCATGTTGCTCCCATGCATAGATAATGCATCTAGGTTAGTGTGCTTTGGGTGAGATTACTGAACAAAATCCACACCAGAGCGCTCTACACAACAAGTGTTGACCTCTAGCCAAAGCATTGCTGAAAAGGCTAAATTTGCCCCCTCTAATAGTgaacgctctctctctctcagactgcAGTTATACTTGTCACTACCGCTGCCGACCGTTCATCCAGCTGGACTGCAGCACAGACGCAAGTTTATTAATACACCAGGAAGACTTCTCTGTCGACTCTATCGAGACAGACACAAATGTGGTGAGGAACAAAGCTACAATCACATATTTTATCAATAGTACATTTGTATAGAAATATTTGTCTTCAttggattgtttttttattttctgaaattcatattttacagatCATTTACAATAGAAAAGGAAGTCTAAATTGTGATTCAGTGATTTAACTGTACAACCAaacaatgaacatttttttcaggaaaaaatAGTTGGTAGGTCAAAGCAGACGGAGGCTACCAGATTGTCTACTGCTGTCCACTGAGCATCAGTGTGCCATATGTCCTCAAAGATACTGGTTTTATTGCATCCTCATTGTCAAGGCATCTATACAGAAAGTCATTTGGGAGAGagctgaggggaggggagaacTTAACAACTTCACGATAAAACAGCTGTCTTTATTTCAGAACCGCAAAAATAAACTACCGAGACCTGTGGACCAGTActggtttcatgtttttaagctCAAACCACATTAATATGAAGTCTACTATCGTGTCCGATGGAACATTCTTTTagacctgaaaaaaaaaccagGATGAATCTCCTTCTAGATAGAAGGATCGTTTTCTATCATTTATAATTTACCATATCAAAACGTCACCAATAGCTTTATTTTTGGCACAGATTCAGACATTTCTTCCAAATACAGAAGGTCAGAAAGCATGATTTCAATCAGGTTTCATCTACAAAAAATAGAACCAGAACATGTAGTCATGTCTGACTGAGAGCTTCCTGCTTTATGAAAAATTGATTAATCATGATTTTCTGAAGCCCTAAATGATTGCCCCACTAAACCATAATTCAACTCTAAAATCTGTTGATATGTTCACATACATCAACAATAACATTGGGTGAAAGTTTTGCCCGTAGGATAATTTGAGCAGACCTCCCTGGGAGTGGGCTGCCCTCTTTGTGACATCTTTGTGAGGTTTTATTGTCagggaggagaaaatggaaatgcagaGGTCAAAAGAGCTGTTAGTAGAATCAGATCTGtccagacagaagagagagacagaggaacgCTGAGACATTTCCGACATTCAACTCCAGAAATAAGTAAAGGGTTAGAGCAAtgacaaaaatctgaaaagGTTTGCTAAAATCCCCGCTCACCTGAACCTTGGAGATGACCTGGGGAAGCACAGCGAATGACCCATTCTGTAGTCTGGAGGACGGTAGCTCAGAGCTGGAACTGTATTTTACTGCATATACATCTTTCTTTCACAAGGCCAGAAGATCAGCGGTGAGGCTAATGGCATAATTCATCAGTCCTGGAGGCACTAAGCTGTTTTTGACTTTCCGTTTGGTTAATTATATtaaatcatgtatttattttctaactACAGACAAAGACTTTCTTGTGAGGACAAGCTTTCCGTTGACATTACGTGccctattttttctttttcaggatgAACAGATCGATTGGGGTAAACAGGAGTTGACTCTTAGTGAGATTCAACACAAGGTTAAGGAGTATAATGCACAGATCAACAGCAATCTCTACATGGTGGTTGTGAGTGACTAATaaaccctttttttctctgaacATTCATTCTGAAAAAATGTCTCCTTGAActgtattttaattgtattagTATACAATAGTTTGCAGGTGTTGTTGATATTTTGTGAGACCATTTCACACATTCTTACAATATAAATCTGTCTACCTTGCAGAATAAAGACGGGTCCTACACTGGTTTCATCAAGGTCCACTTTCAGTTGGTCCGTcctatctccctccctccccgtcAGAGCCTGTGCTCGACACAGGAGGAAGAACAGCAGTGTGGACGGCTGAAACGACGGACATCTTTCTACCTCCCCAAAGATACTGCCAAGCACCTGCATGTAAGCTCCCACACACGTGTACGAGAAGTCATCGAGGCATTGCTCAACAAGTTCACCGTGGTGGACAACCCAGCCAAGTTTGCCCTGTTTGAACGCACTGAGAGGCAAAGTCAAGGTAGAATCCTCAAAAACGCACATTtactgtgaaacaaaacaggactGAGTTtcaaatgctaacatgctgaattTAATTCCTTTTAGTGTACATGCATAAACTGTCTGATGATGAGTGTCCCCTCTACCTACGCTTGTGTGCTGGCCCCAGTGAAAAAGTCCTAAGCCTGGTTTTGAAAGAGAATGAAACGGGGGAAGTAAATGTAAGTTTCCATTTGGCTCTGAGAATTAATTAATATGATAAACGTGTCAATATATGCTAAAAAAGCCAATATATGCAGTGTCTATACAACTGATTTTAATGTCTCTCCTCCACAGTGGGATGCATTTAGTTTCCCTGAGTTGTGCAACTTTCTGCGAATCCTGCAGCGTGAGGAAGAAGAACACGTACGGCAGATTGTCAGGCGCTACGCTCTTGCTAGAGACACGATGAAGCAGGCCATGGCAAGGATTACTACTCCTGGTTGACTTTGAGTGATTCAACTGATC is a window of Enoplosus armatus isolate fEnoArm2 chromosome 3, fEnoArm2.hap1, whole genome shotgun sequence DNA encoding:
- the rassf1 gene encoding ras association domain-containing protein 1 isoform X2 → MTWGSTANDPFCSLEDGSSELELYFTAYTSFFHKARRSADEQIDWGKQELTLSEIQHKVKEYNAQINSNLYMVVNKDGSYTGFIKVHFQLVRPISLPPRQSLCSTQEEEQQCGRLKRRTSFYLPKDTAKHLHVSSHTRVREVIEALLNKFTVVDNPAKFALFERTERQSQVYMHKLSDDECPLYLRLCAGPSEKVLSLVLKENETGEVNWDAFSFPELCNFLRILQREEEEHVRQIVRRYALARDTMKQAMARITTPG
- the rassf1 gene encoding ras association domain-containing protein 1 isoform X1, with the translated sequence MSKCELIELKDLSVNDPIELAAPVARRAPPPVNPGQPSHFHVVRLVGDSVSIEAPRCQIGEAGVGHDFQPYSHTHLTWCDLCGEFVWGLYKQSLRCANCSYTCHYRCRPFIQLDCSTDASLLIHQEDFSVDSIETDTNVDEQIDWGKQELTLSEIQHKVKEYNAQINSNLYMVVNKDGSYTGFIKVHFQLVRPISLPPRQSLCSTQEEEQQCGRLKRRTSFYLPKDTAKHLHVSSHTRVREVIEALLNKFTVVDNPAKFALFERTERQSQVYMHKLSDDECPLYLRLCAGPSEKVLSLVLKENETGEVNWDAFSFPELCNFLRILQREEEEHVRQIVRRYALARDTMKQAMARITTPG